One genomic region from Lates calcarifer isolate ASB-BC8 linkage group LG10, TLL_Latcal_v3, whole genome shotgun sequence encodes:
- the sntb2 gene encoding LOW QUALITY PROTEIN: beta-2-syntrophin (The sequence of the model RefSeq protein was modified relative to this genomic sequence to represent the inferred CDS: deleted 1 base in 1 codon), whose product MAVWTRADKNGQLDLLLRDRWIRVAAELTRETLTLTAEAEATGQGGNHWDYSNSSAGLRNGMSNGNDPGSSPGNPGRGPSSSQDQLQSQNHGVRGRSSSPGRGVGSRGQYDGNYGLNSPGKYPNNGTNSDFGSPSSSYGSPGSSFGSRQGDFPVSLDGSSEAVRKVRVVKQESGGLGISIKGGRENRMPILISKIFPGLAADQSRALRVGDAILSVNGNDLREATHDLAVQALKKAGKEVTLEVKYIREVSPLFKKPSLVADLPWDGVRPQSPSYSGSEDSGSPKHSSASSSKDRKVISLRMCFISRNLTMPDLENRLLELHSPDGQHTVVLRCKDGPTANSWFTAIHTNIAALLPQTLAHINAYLGASSSTSTHPHLKHIGWLAEQVQLEGGRQQYRPVVMALTEKDILLFESVPWSRESWSMPLLTHPLLATRLVHSGSARGSPAQGSDLAFATRTGTGRGIESHVFRVETHWDLSSWTRALVQGAHAAAELIKEVSIGCTLNRQDVRLTLHYEKGFTVTREPADPAGGAVLYRYPYEKLKMSADDGIRNLYLDFGGPEGEMIFDLHSGPKPVVFVLHSFLSAKLTRMGLLT is encoded by the exons ATGGCAGTTTGGACCAGAGCGGACAAAAACGGTCAGCTGGACCTCCTGCTCCGGGACCGCTGGATCCGAGTGGCCGCCGAACTCACCCGGGAAACGCTGACTTTAACGGCCGAGGCGGAGGCGACCGGACAGGGGGGCAACCACTGGGACTACAGCAACTCTTCGGCGGGCCTGCGAAATGGCATGTCGAACGGAAACGACCCGGGATCGAGTCCGGGGAACCCCGGCCGCGGTCCATCTTCGAGTCAAGACCAACTCCAGAGCCAGAACCACGGGGTTCGGGGGCGCAGCTCCAGCCCGGGGCGCGGGGTTGGCAGCCGGGGTCAGTACGACGGCAACTACGGTTTGAACAGCCCT GGAAAGTACCCGAATAACGGCACAAACTCTGACTTTGGAAGTCCCAGCTCGAGCTACGGTAGTCCCGGGTCCAGCTTCGGGTCGAGGCAGGGCGACTTCCCCGTTAGTCTGGACGGGTCATCGGAGGCTGTGCGGAAAGTTCGAGTTGTCAAACAGGAGTCTGGCGGGCTGGGGATCAGTATCAAGGGGGGGCGCGAGAACCGAATGCCCATCCTCATTTCCAAGATCTTCCCGGGGCTCGCCGCCGACCAGAGCCGGGCTCTCCGGGTGGGCGACGCGATCCTGTCGGTGAACGGGAACGACCTCCGAGAGGCGACGCACGACCTGGCGGTCCAGGCGCTGAAGAAGGCAGGGAAAGAAGTGACGTTGGAGG tGAAGTACATCCGTGAGGTTTCCCCGCTCTTCAAGAAGCCGTCCCTTGTGGCCGACCTGCCCTGGGACGGTGTCCGCCCACAGTCGCCCAGCTACAGCGGCAGCGAGGACTCCGGCTCGCCCAAACACAGCAGCGCCTCCTCGTCCAAAGACAGAAAGGTCATCAGCCTGAGGATGTGCTTCATCAGCAGAAATCTCACCATGCCAGATCTGGAGAACAG ACTGCTGGAGCTCCACTCTCCAGACGGCCAGCACACGGTGGTGCTGCGCTGTAAAGACGGCCCCACTGCCAACTCCTGGTTCACTGCCATCCACACCAACATCGCCGCTCTGCTGCCTCAGACCCTGGCTCACATCAACGCCTACCTGGGGGCCtcgtcctccacctccacacaccCCCACCTCAAACACATCGGGTGGTTGGCTGAGCAG gtcCAGCTGGAAGGTGGACGGCAGCAGTACAGGCCGGTGGTCATGGCGCTGACGGAGAAGGACATCCTGCTGTTTGAATCCGTGCCCTGGAGCAGAGAGTCCTGGTCCATGCCTCTGCTTACACACCCACTGCTGGCCACCAG ACTGGTTCACTCTGGCAGTGCGCGGGGATCTCCGGCCCAGGGCTCAGACCTGGCATTCGCCACTCGGACGGGCACAGGGCGGGGCATCGAGTCCCACGTCTTTCGGGTGGAGACCCACTGGGATCTGTCCTCGTGGACGCGAGCCCTCGTGCAGGGGGCTCACGCTGCCGCCGAGCTCATCAAAGAAGTCTCTATCG gTTGCACGTTGAACAGGCAGGATGTCCGGCTGACGCTGCACTATGAGAAGGGCTTCACTGTGACGAGAGAGCCGGCCGACCCAGCAGGTGGCGCCGTGCTCTACAGATACCCCTACGAGAAGCTCAAAATGTCCGCTGACGACGGAATACGCAACCTTTACCTTGACTTTGGGGGTCCAGAGGGAGAGATG ATTTTTGACCTCCATTCTGGTCCAAAGCCGGTGGTGTTTGTCCTCCACTCCTTCCTGTCAGCCAAGCTTACTCGTATGGGCCTGCTGACGTGA